One region of Halocalculus aciditolerans genomic DNA includes:
- a CDS encoding RNB domain-containing ribonuclease, translating into MSEEQAAAGTAEGQGPVRISETLGRQLENKREDLFEKFEITDGFPPEVLEEAEERTDGVQEEIQSEVEEREDLREMTTWTTDPVDAQDFDDALSVEERDDEYVLWVHIADVSHYVHPGSAMWEEAIDRGNTVYLSGYTIHMLPPTLAESVCSLVPNEDRLAHTVEMHLDKEHLSFENIEIYKSVIQSDERLTYTQAEERLDDEDAALHEESRLVFDIADRMHEQRKEDGSLVLNPRRDRAHTIIEECMLKANKAVTHELMWNRGVEAVYRVHPQPTPDEWGEALREIQELDGVSIPGSTWDDPRKAVNATLEQAPERQLGKIQWAVMKVMPRAKYMNDPFGGHHALNFEIYGHFTSPIRRMSDLVNHWIVDTNDVPEDLVQLCDHASERQKAGETCEREYKNFLQEVGLDPNQVNNRGIVVDEDVDEIQY; encoded by the coding sequence ATGAGCGAAGAGCAGGCCGCGGCCGGGACGGCCGAAGGCCAGGGTCCGGTGCGGATCTCCGAGACGCTGGGCCGCCAGCTGGAGAACAAGCGCGAGGACCTCTTCGAGAAGTTCGAGATTACGGACGGGTTCCCGCCCGAAGTCCTCGAGGAAGCCGAGGAGCGGACGGACGGCGTCCAAGAAGAGATTCAGTCGGAGGTCGAGGAGCGCGAGGACCTCCGGGAGATGACGACGTGGACGACGGACCCGGTGGACGCCCAGGACTTCGACGACGCGTTGAGCGTCGAGGAGCGCGACGACGAGTACGTCCTCTGGGTGCACATCGCGGACGTCTCTCACTACGTCCACCCGGGATCGGCGATGTGGGAGGAGGCCATCGACCGCGGGAACACCGTCTACCTCTCGGGGTACACGATTCACATGCTACCGCCGACGCTCGCGGAGTCCGTGTGCTCGCTCGTCCCGAACGAGGACCGCCTCGCGCACACGGTCGAGATGCACCTCGATAAAGAGCATCTCTCCTTCGAGAACATCGAGATCTACAAGTCCGTCATCCAGTCGGACGAACGCCTCACCTACACGCAGGCGGAAGAGCGCCTCGACGACGAGGACGCGGCGCTCCACGAGGAGAGCAGGCTCGTCTTCGACATCGCCGACCGCATGCACGAACAGCGCAAGGAGGACGGCTCGCTCGTGCTGAATCCGCGGCGCGACCGCGCGCACACCATCATCGAGGAGTGCATGCTGAAAGCGAACAAGGCCGTGACGCACGAGCTGATGTGGAACCGCGGCGTCGAGGCCGTCTACCGCGTCCACCCGCAGCCCACGCCCGACGAGTGGGGCGAGGCGCTCCGCGAGATCCAGGAGCTCGACGGCGTCTCAATCCCCGGGTCGACGTGGGACGACCCGCGGAAGGCCGTGAACGCGACCTTAGAGCAGGCTCCCGAGCGCCAACTCGGGAAGATTCAGTGGGCGGTGATGAAGGTCATGCCGCGCGCGAAGTACATGAACGACCCCTTCGGCGGCCACCACGCCCTCAACTTCGAAATCTACGGGCACTTCACGAGCCCAATCCGACGGATGAGCGACCTCGTGAACCACTGGATCGTCGACACGAACGACGTCCCCGAGGACCTCGTCCAGCTCTGCGACCACGCCAGCGAACGCCAGAAAGCCGGCGAGACCTGCGAACGCGAGTACAAGAACTTCCTCCAGGAGGTCGGCCTCGACCCCAACCAGGTCAACAACCGCGGCATCGTCGTCGACGAAGACGTCGACGAGATTCAGTACTGA
- the ygfZ gene encoding CAF17-like 4Fe-4S cluster assembly/insertion protein YgfZ — protein sequence MTLIRDTHADYGASFETVGGREYPAEYGRSNRAHRAVRNVVGVTETPYGVVTVSGDDRHEFVNDAVTNEVPTEDGAGCRCFLLDPQGGIEYELTVWVTADSLLVFTPPGRASDLAGEWSEKVFIQDVSVEAATEQFGTFGVHGPKATEKVASVLHGATAPEDAFTFVRGRTADIGVNVARLDDPTGDEGYEVFCAAADAEPVFSTLVTNGLNATPFGRTVYEALTLEAGTPLFDTELEGKIPNVAGQDAAVDYEKGCFVGQEVVSRVHNRGRPSERLVGVSFERDSDVAPGPLDDTNGEITRVADSPMRDATLAFAYVPFTFEDPYVTRDGETGAIEKLPFVETESRSGRTPQYD from the coding sequence ATGACACTCATCCGCGACACGCACGCGGACTACGGCGCGTCCTTCGAGACGGTCGGCGGACGCGAGTACCCCGCTGAGTACGGCCGCTCGAACCGCGCACACCGCGCCGTGCGGAACGTCGTCGGCGTCACGGAGACGCCGTACGGCGTCGTCACCGTCTCCGGCGACGACCGCCACGAGTTCGTGAACGACGCCGTCACGAACGAAGTCCCGACCGAGGACGGCGCTGGCTGTCGGTGCTTCCTCCTCGACCCCCAGGGCGGCATCGAGTACGAACTCACCGTCTGGGTGACGGCCGACTCCCTGCTCGTGTTCACGCCGCCGGGCCGCGCGAGCGACCTCGCCGGCGAGTGGAGCGAGAAGGTCTTCATCCAGGACGTCTCCGTCGAGGCCGCGACCGAGCAGTTCGGGACGTTCGGCGTGCACGGGCCGAAGGCGACGGAGAAAGTCGCGAGCGTCCTGCACGGCGCGACCGCGCCCGAAGACGCCTTCACGTTCGTCCGCGGACGCACGGCCGACATCGGCGTGAACGTCGCGCGCCTCGACGACCCGACCGGCGACGAAGGCTACGAGGTCTTCTGCGCCGCCGCCGACGCCGAACCCGTCTTCTCGACGCTCGTGACGAACGGCCTCAACGCGACGCCGTTCGGCCGGACCGTCTACGAAGCGCTCACCCTGGAGGCCGGCACCCCCCTCTTCGACACCGAGCTCGAAGGGAAGATTCCGAACGTCGCCGGCCAGGACGCCGCCGTGGACTACGAGAAGGGCTGCTTCGTCGGCCAAGAAGTCGTCTCCCGCGTCCACAACCGCGGCCGGCCGAGCGAACGCCTCGTCGGCGTCTCCTTCGAACGCGACAGCGACGTCGCCCCCGGCCCGCTCGACGACACGAACGGCGAGATAACGAGAGTCGCAGACAGCCCGATGCGCGACGCCACGCTCGCCTTCGCCTACGTCCCCTTCACCTTCGAGGACCCGTACGTCACCCGCGACGGCGAGACGGGCGCAATCGAGAAACTCCCGTTCGTCGAGACGGAGAGTCGCTCCGGCCGGACTCCACAGTACGACTGA
- a CDS encoding DUF6432 family protein: MQAKRQYRDRDTTEVAVLDALVDRREEGMTVFELRSRVDADIDDLEESLSALKSDGLITAESNGEETLIRPADRVVAEDVTAPDGGEESVIAWLRRKLGL, encoded by the coding sequence ATGCAGGCGAAGCGCCAGTACCGGGACCGTGACACGACCGAGGTCGCGGTGCTCGACGCGCTCGTCGACCGACGCGAGGAGGGGATGACGGTGTTCGAACTCCGGTCGCGCGTCGACGCCGACATCGACGACCTCGAAGAGTCGCTGAGCGCGCTGAAGTCAGACGGCCTCATCACCGCCGAGTCGAACGGCGAGGAGACCCTGATTCGGCCGGCCGACCGCGTCGTCGCCGAGGACGTCACCGCGCCTGACGGCGGCGAGGAGTCCGTCATCGCGTGGCTGCGTCGGAAACTCGGGCTGTAG
- a CDS encoding DUF7093 family protein, with protein MGLTCSLLGHDYGEPEVVRNREEQGNEVVETVREVKTCTRCGNEQIVSENTEVRSIRQPEEVGIDEDTTRPGDATSDAGDDDAAADTAQSTSADEAAEAEPSIEDQRIEAETDWPDPDDDGGGSGRSASSGGTPEPSTSASEGSAGGEFEPAQSAEEDDGIILEDTGEEEAGKEQWSEPAGADGENVGELTGEEPTPDGEDVEVMTDTTTTTESTPTDSTRSQETGGSASASTSGSRSTSGTAASSTSSGGDGGWPEAAGVDEGYDATNPADDTDDGESGVSFGGSLTPSRTEETASAAAADEDAELLGSDESDTSAAQPATAAERVDGDAANAEGDAASAGSRADPGAKPEEVLVCGECGHEASPERLSLRAGDICPDCHRGYLESRNVPR; from the coding sequence ATGGGTCTCACATGCTCTCTCCTCGGTCACGACTACGGCGAGCCGGAGGTCGTCCGGAACCGCGAGGAGCAAGGCAACGAGGTGGTGGAGACGGTCCGCGAGGTGAAGACGTGTACGCGCTGCGGGAACGAACAGATAGTCAGCGAGAACACGGAAGTCCGCTCCATCCGCCAGCCGGAAGAGGTCGGCATCGACGAAGACACGACGCGGCCCGGCGACGCCACCAGCGACGCGGGCGACGACGACGCTGCGGCTGACACCGCGCAGTCCACGTCGGCCGACGAAGCGGCCGAGGCGGAGCCGAGCATCGAGGACCAGCGTATCGAGGCGGAGACGGACTGGCCCGACCCGGACGACGACGGCGGCGGGAGCGGGCGTTCGGCGTCGTCCGGCGGGACGCCGGAACCGTCGACGTCGGCGTCCGAGGGCTCGGCGGGCGGGGAGTTCGAACCGGCGCAGTCCGCAGAAGAGGACGACGGCATCATCCTCGAAGACACTGGCGAGGAGGAAGCCGGGAAGGAGCAGTGGTCGGAGCCCGCGGGCGCAGACGGCGAGAACGTCGGTGAACTCACCGGGGAGGAACCCACGCCCGACGGCGAGGACGTCGAAGTCATGACCGACACGACCACGACGACGGAGTCGACCCCGACCGACTCGACGCGGTCGCAGGAAACCGGTGGTTCGGCGTCGGCGTCGACGTCCGGGTCGCGTTCGACGAGCGGAACGGCCGCCTCATCGACGTCTTCGGGCGGTGACGGCGGCTGGCCGGAGGCCGCGGGCGTCGACGAGGGCTACGACGCCACGAACCCCGCGGACGACACCGACGACGGCGAGTCGGGCGTCTCCTTCGGCGGGAGTCTCACGCCGTCGCGCACGGAGGAGACCGCGTCCGCCGCAGCCGCCGACGAGGACGCGGAACTCCTCGGGTCCGACGAGAGCGACACGAGCGCGGCGCAGCCCGCGACAGCCGCCGAGCGCGTGGACGGCGACGCCGCGAACGCGGAGGGCGACGCCGCGAGCGCGGGGAGCCGAGCGGACCCCGGAGCGAAGCCCGAGGAGGTCCTCGTCTGCGGGGAGTGCGGGCACGAGGCCTCCCCCGAGCGGCTGTCGCTTCGCGCGGGCGACATCTGCCCGGACTGCCACCGCGGCTACCTCGAATCGCGGAACGTCCCTCGCTGA
- a CDS encoding DUF5611 family protein: MKEYKMRRGEYLEERIPDLEGTIEEYFGEITGTEEYKGSDLYVVGDPDNPVFKRIVAGAVAYSGKKDKLAVEFEERDAADVIAEGNVDAAEDAVSAKNEFLLEATGRDAKSRRESLKRQVEDDETPDNVS; the protein is encoded by the coding sequence ATGAAGGAGTACAAGATGCGACGCGGTGAGTACCTCGAAGAGCGAATCCCCGACCTCGAGGGGACCATCGAAGAGTACTTCGGCGAAATCACGGGCACGGAGGAGTACAAGGGCTCCGACCTCTACGTCGTCGGCGACCCCGACAACCCCGTGTTCAAGCGCATCGTCGCGGGCGCGGTCGCTTACTCCGGGAAGAAGGACAAACTCGCCGTCGAGTTCGAGGAGCGCGACGCCGCCGACGTCATCGCGGAGGGGAACGTCGACGCCGCCGAGGACGCCGTCTCCGCGAAGAACGAGTTCCTCCTCGAAGCCACCGGCCGCGACGCGAAATCCCGCCGCGAATCCCTCAAACGCCAGGTCGAGGACGACGAAACCCCGGACAACGTCTCGTAA
- a CDS encoding cell division protein SepF, with translation MGFMEKILGGRGRSTEDYVELDIDMLGSESAADARNTVYIAEIGGQEDVIAIKDAVYDGDIVIADITRLRTKDHTVEHVMDELRQVAREVDGDIVQKGDDQLIIVPSGMAISREKLNR, from the coding sequence ATGGGATTCATGGAGAAGATCCTCGGCGGCCGCGGCCGCTCGACCGAGGACTACGTCGAACTCGACATCGACATGCTCGGCAGCGAGAGCGCCGCCGACGCCCGGAACACGGTCTACATCGCGGAAATCGGCGGGCAAGAAGACGTCATCGCCATCAAGGACGCCGTCTACGACGGCGACATCGTCATCGCCGACATCACCCGCCTCCGCACGAAAGACCACACCGTCGAGCACGTCATGGACGAACTCCGTCAGGTCGCCCGCGAAGTCGACGGCGACATCGTCCAGAAGGGCGACGACCAGCTCATCATCGTCCCCTCCGGCATGGCCATCTCCCGGGAGAAACTCAACCGCTAA
- a CDS encoding DUF1028 domain-containing protein, translating to MTFSICVHETYEGDDGEEHDRFGVAVTTRLPAVGTLCPFVSENAAVATQSLVNVDLGERGVEYIDDGLAVEDALQSLLNADDGQSDRQLHGVDADGSFAFSGDDCRGWYGHTSGDGYTVAGNLLTGESVVTETAAAYEAGRETDAPLIERLIDALGAGQGEGGDKREDLPVQSAAVCVATTEDTDSYYDDLRVDASESPISDLRETYRLAKQGERDALAKYADETGDGEVEHGNETEDGNETNADENAAGAGDGGTDAGGNGE from the coding sequence ATGACGTTCAGCATCTGCGTCCACGAGACCTACGAGGGCGACGACGGCGAGGAACACGACCGGTTCGGCGTCGCGGTGACGACGCGGCTCCCCGCGGTCGGGACGCTCTGCCCGTTCGTCTCGGAGAACGCGGCGGTGGCGACGCAGAGCCTCGTCAACGTCGACCTCGGCGAGCGAGGCGTCGAGTACATCGACGACGGCCTCGCCGTCGAGGACGCCCTCCAGTCCCTCCTGAACGCGGACGACGGGCAGTCCGACCGCCAGCTCCACGGCGTCGACGCCGACGGCTCCTTCGCGTTCTCCGGCGACGACTGCCGAGGCTGGTACGGGCACACGTCCGGCGACGGCTACACCGTCGCCGGGAACCTCCTCACCGGCGAGTCCGTCGTCACCGAGACGGCGGCGGCCTACGAAGCCGGTCGGGAGACGGACGCGCCGCTCATCGAGCGCCTCATCGACGCGCTCGGCGCGGGCCAAGGCGAGGGCGGGGATAAACGCGAAGACCTCCCCGTGCAGTCCGCCGCCGTCTGCGTCGCCACGACCGAGGACACGGACTCATACTACGACGACCTCCGCGTCGACGCCAGCGAATCCCCCATCAGCGACCTCCGGGAGACCTACCGGCTCGCGAAACAGGGCGAACGCGACGCCCTCGCGAAGTACGCCGACGAGACGGGGGACGGCGAGGTGGAGCACGGCAACGAGACAGAGGACGGCAACGAAACGAACGCCGACGAGAACGCGGCCGGCGCGGGCGACGGCGGCACGGATGCGGGCGGGAACGGGGAGTGA
- a CDS encoding RNA-binding protein: MKVSSRHHLRSDDVSDLNDAIDAHLGVRLDADAYELVEFADEDFDVVLVDGDPLAWYVDDEPFLTVQGANEYPPEAGTVTVDAGAISFVSDGADIMRPGIVDADAGIEAGDLVVVVEETHGKALAIGRALTGGDDMTGSEGKVVENLHRVGDELYEFTV; this comes from the coding sequence ATGAAGGTGTCTTCCCGCCACCACCTCCGGAGCGACGACGTCAGCGACCTCAACGACGCCATCGACGCCCACCTCGGCGTCCGCCTCGACGCCGACGCCTACGAACTCGTCGAGTTCGCGGACGAGGACTTCGATGTCGTGCTCGTCGACGGCGACCCGCTCGCGTGGTACGTCGACGACGAACCCTTCCTCACCGTGCAGGGCGCGAACGAGTACCCGCCCGAGGCGGGAACGGTGACCGTCGACGCCGGGGCGATCTCGTTCGTCAGCGACGGCGCGGACATCATGCGCCCCGGCATCGTCGACGCCGACGCCGGCATCGAAGCCGGCGACCTCGTCGTCGTCGTCGAGGAGACCCACGGGAAGGCGCTCGCCATCGGCCGCGCCCTCACCGGCGGCGACGACATGACCGGGAGCGAGGGGAAAGTCGTCGAGAACCTCCACCGCGTCGGCGACGAACTCTACGAGTTCACCGTCTAA
- a CDS encoding DUF7562 family protein, whose product MLRRGVDSVTCIACGTSVDEADAYEYHKHGDHTDDHSGDHADDARHDHAGDPPEYLCAACFDDLSPGDRDGLEQLLCGLQAGDVTTREFLTRYADAVQESET is encoded by the coding sequence ATGCTGCGGCGTGGCGTGGATTCGGTGACCTGTATCGCATGTGGAACCAGCGTCGACGAAGCCGACGCGTACGAGTACCACAAGCACGGCGACCACACCGACGACCACAGCGGTGACCACGCGGACGACGCCCGACACGACCACGCCGGCGACCCGCCCGAGTACCTCTGCGCCGCGTGCTTCGACGACCTCTCCCCCGGCGACCGCGACGGCCTCGAACAGCTCCTCTGCGGCCTCCAGGCCGGCGACGTCACCACTCGCGAGTTCCTCACGCGATACGCCGACGCCGTCCAAGAATCGGAGACCTAG
- a CDS encoding geranylgeranyl reductase family protein: MYDFAVVGVGPPGARFARRAAERGYDVVAFEQGELGTPLACSGHLSLDVWEYVPEAARDDLFQNEIRGARFHVGGAESTPHPFYRVGEPVSNAVDRVQLDKVLADAARDAGADVREHHTVTGVEEHAEGVELTVSGPDGVFTAEARMVAGCDGPRSRVRRELDLPEPEEFLHGVLAFDPEPDDDDFVDVHLTVPGFFAWRIPRGDAGVEYGLAAAPDVSGDVGERFDALVADYGVAERIEHRCSGLIPIGPADRVTSRRGFLIGDAAGMTKPFTGGGILYGMTAADCAAREVDPASPGTLARYEDAWRAELGREIELGKWLRRAYDLPDPVKRAGLWATSGEIRVHMDKPTSALSVDQLKAFLGR, from the coding sequence ATGTACGATTTCGCCGTGGTCGGCGTCGGCCCGCCGGGCGCGCGGTTCGCGCGTCGCGCCGCCGAGCGTGGATACGACGTCGTCGCGTTCGAGCAGGGCGAGCTCGGGACGCCGCTCGCGTGCTCCGGCCACCTCAGCCTCGACGTCTGGGAGTACGTCCCCGAGGCGGCGCGCGACGACCTCTTCCAGAACGAGATTCGGGGCGCGCGATTCCACGTCGGCGGCGCTGAGTCGACGCCGCATCCGTTCTACCGCGTGGGGGAGCCGGTGTCGAACGCCGTGGACCGCGTGCAGTTGGATAAGGTGTTGGCGGACGCGGCGCGGGACGCGGGCGCGGACGTCCGCGAGCACCACACGGTGACGGGCGTCGAAGAGCACGCAGAGGGCGTTGAGCTGACCGTGAGCGGGCCGGACGGCGTGTTTACGGCCGAGGCGCGGATGGTCGCGGGCTGCGACGGGCCGCGCTCGCGCGTCCGCCGCGAACTCGACCTGCCCGAACCGGAGGAGTTCCTGCACGGCGTGCTGGCGTTCGACCCGGAGCCGGACGACGACGACTTCGTCGACGTCCACCTGACGGTACCGGGGTTCTTCGCGTGGCGTATCCCGCGCGGGGACGCCGGCGTGGAGTACGGGCTGGCGGCCGCGCCCGACGTGAGCGGCGACGTCGGGGAGCGCTTCGACGCGCTCGTCGCGGACTACGGCGTCGCAGAGCGCATCGAGCACCGGTGTTCGGGGCTCATCCCCATCGGCCCGGCGGACCGCGTGACGAGCCGCCGCGGGTTCCTCATCGGGGACGCCGCCGGGATGACGAAGCCGTTCACGGGCGGCGGCATCCTCTACGGGATGACGGCCGCCGACTGCGCGGCGCGCGAAGTCGACCCGGCGTCGCCGGGGACGCTCGCGCGCTACGAGGACGCGTGGCGCGCGGAGTTAGGGAGAGAGATCGAACTCGGGAAGTGGCTCCGCCGGGCCTACGACCTCCCCGACCCCGTGAAGCGCGCGGGCCTGTGGGCGACGAGCGGCGAGATCCGCGTCCACATGGACAAGCCGACGAGCGCGCTCTCAGTCGACCAGCTGAAGGCGTTCCTCGGACGCTGA
- a CDS encoding NAD(P)-dependent oxidoreductase → MRIAVFGAVGRLGEAVVSDAVSAGHTVTAVVPSADAAHEARGLGASRAVVGDPYRGAGIADALDGADAVVFVERERRSADDLGVAAVRVTDAMERAGVRRFVALSGAGARDRPGDRTLPLRLYDALRGVRGTSVRTERAFAGRVADADLDWTVVRAARLTDGRGDGVFQHGYRRVGFRDSVSRENAASFLVSVAESASYVGGMPVVTERMEPKAHASGPLAGGAPMGR, encoded by the coding sequence ATGCGTATCGCAGTGTTCGGTGCCGTCGGACGGCTCGGAGAAGCGGTGGTGTCGGACGCAGTGAGCGCTGGGCACACGGTCACGGCGGTCGTGCCGAGCGCGGACGCGGCGCACGAGGCGCGCGGGCTCGGTGCGTCGCGGGCGGTCGTCGGCGACCCATATCGAGGAGCGGGAATCGCGGACGCCCTCGACGGCGCGGACGCGGTGGTGTTCGTCGAGCGGGAGCGGCGGTCGGCGGACGACCTCGGGGTGGCGGCGGTGCGGGTGACGGACGCGATGGAGCGCGCCGGCGTGCGGCGGTTCGTCGCGCTGTCGGGCGCGGGGGCGCGCGACCGACCGGGCGACCGGACGCTCCCGCTCCGGCTCTACGACGCCCTCCGTGGGGTTCGCGGGACGAGCGTGCGGACGGAGCGGGCGTTCGCGGGCCGGGTCGCCGACGCCGACCTCGACTGGACGGTGGTGCGCGCGGCGCGCCTGACGGACGGGCGGGGCGACGGCGTCTTCCAGCACGGCTACCGCCGCGTCGGCTTCCGGGACTCGGTGTCGCGGGAGAACGCGGCGAGTTTCCTCGTGTCGGTGGCCGAGTCGGCGAGCTACGTCGGCGGGATGCCGGTCGTGACGGAGCGGATGGAGCCGAAAGCGCACGCGTCGGGGCCGCTCGCGGGTGGCGCGCCGATGGGGCGGTAG